From one Ictalurus punctatus breed USDA103 chromosome 20, Coco_2.0, whole genome shotgun sequence genomic stretch:
- the LOC108280330 gene encoding radial spoke head protein 4 homolog A-like → METSAEARADQRQQAVERFKSFLLKNRPETTFNLYDHLFHVLTKVMDERPENAVDVIEDLSHKVKRSTVLDKQNMLRDTPSTTSSELLAEKQSALFKQEDEGEPNEMEGPLPDVTEMAFFMEQIGVGLGWVEMQRILLALKQLVDVQPLHSCRFWGKILGIEGNYLVAETYYMGDEEEEEVEETHEDKGEAGKEDEVIKVPKSSYKPPTPVPKEPRHSGTNKFTYFVCREPGLPWVRLPDVTPAQIIVARQIRKLFTGRLDAPIVCYPPFPGNEANYLRAQIARISAETQVSPLGFYLLREEEAEDEENAARDSIEENPDFEGVNVQEMVESLSTWVHHIPHILNQGRCVWANLAEKTENLLEEDAEEEEKEEDPDEPEREVGPPLLTPLSADIEVNNTPAWSTGISSDLISQYAIAFVRSNVWPGAYAYACGNKKFENIYIGWGLQFLGEDFTPALPPPPESEYPNGPEITEELDPSVQEEEALKEAQEAKLENNDAEEEEEED, encoded by the exons ATGGAGACTTCTGCTGAAGCGCGTGCTGACCAAAGGCAGCAGGCTGTGGAGAGATTCAAATCTTTCCTGCTGAAAAACAGACCAGAAACAACCTTCAACCT CTATGACCATCTGTTTCACGTGCTCACCAAAGTGATGGACGAGCGTCCAGAGAACGCCGTGGATGTGATTGAAGATCTGAGCCACAAGGTAAAGCGCAGCACGGTGCTGGATAAGCAGAACATGCTGAGGGATACTCCGTCCACAACCTCCTCTGAGCTGCTGGCTGAGAAACAGAGTGCGCTGTTTAAACAAGAGGACGAGGGAGAACCCAACGAG ATGGAGGGACCCTTGCCTGATGTCACTGAGATGGCATTCTTCATGGAGCAGATTGGGGTTGGTCTGGGTTGGGTGGAGATGCAGAGGATTCTTCTGGCCCTGAAGCAGCTGGTGGATGTGCAGCCCCTGCATAGCTGCCGATTCTGGGGCAAAATCCTTGGTATCGAAGGGAACTACCTGGTGGCTGAAACATACTACATGGGcgatgaggaagaagaggaagtggAGGAAACACATGAGGATAAGGGAGAGGCTGGAAAAGAGGATGAGGTAATCAAAGTCCCCAAATCAAGCTACAAGCCACCCACCCCAGTCCCTAAGGAGCCTCGTCACTCCGGCACCAACAAGTTCACCTACTTTGTGTGCCGAGAGCCTGGCCTGCCCTGGGTCCGTCTTCCTGACGTCACCCCTGCTCAGATCATAGTCGCGCGACAAATTCGCAAGCTCTTCACCGGGCGCCTGGACGCTCCCATCGTGTGCTACCCACCCTTCCCCGGCAACGAGGCCAACTACCTGCGTGCCCAGATCGCGCGCATCTCAGCGGAGACCCAGGTCAGTCCACTGGGGTTCTATTTGTTACGGGAAGAGGAGGCTGAAGACGAGGAGAATGCAGCGCGAGACAGCATCGAGGAGAACCCTGACTTTGAAGGTGTCAACGTGCAGGAGATGGTAGAGTCACTGTCGACATGGGTCCACCACATTCCGCACATTCTCAATCAG GGTCGTTGTGTGTGGGCCAATCTGGCTGAAAAAACAGAGAATCTTCTTGAAGAAGAtgcagaggaagaggagaaggaggaagatCCCGACGAGCCTGAGCGTGAGGTTGGACCACCGCTTCTCACACCACTGTCTGCGGACATAG AGGTAAATAACACCCCTGCTTGGAGTACCGGGATCTCCTCAGACCTAATCTCCCAGTATGCCATTGCTTTTGTGCGCTCCAACGTGTGGCCTGGTGCCTATGCATACGCGTGTGGCAA CAAGAAGTTTGAGAACATATACATCGGCTGGGGTCTGCAGTTCTTGGGCGAGGACTTTACCCCggccctcccccctcccccagaGTCTGAGTACCCCAATGGGCCTGAGATCACAGAGGAACTGGACCCCAGTGTCCAGGAGGAGGAGGCTCTGAAGGAAGCACAAGAAGCGAAACTTGAAAACAATGACgccgaggaagaggaggaagaggactgA